The stretch of DNA TACATACTTGAGATTATAAACATGGTAAAATGAAATCTTTAAACAAAGAAACCTGTTGTCTTTTGACCATAAAACTTGACTTAGATGGCGTCGAGTCGATGTGTGAGCACCCGCGTGACATGTCCGCATCTTTActgatgcaattgcaccagACGTTATAGGGCACATCTCTACGATCAAATTttgcagaatttttgactccgacTTTGATCTCCGCTTATTAGTCCCGGGTCTCTCGCAGGAGTGGAGATCGTGCCCTATAACGGATGGGAACGAGACTAGCGTTTTGCCCGATTTGATACACTTATTATTATTGCACCCCATCGAAGTACAGAGCATTTATATTACTTCAGTATTGTCTGATGTCACCTCATGAGTGAGGTCAGCGAGCCTTCGACAaaaaatgagtaaagatagGAATCGAAGCAATGCCTTGTTGACATGATTCGACTATTTCTGGCAGATATTTGCATGTGCCTTTGCAAATCGTACAAATTCGATGTTCAGGGTAGGGAGTAACATTACTCTTGAGCGCAGCTTCGAGGCCAGCCGTTGTTTCCAGCCTCTCAAGTTCTGATATCCGTGCCAGCAAGTAGGTTCGGCAGTTGATACAAAGGTTGGAATGTTCGCAGGCTGTCGTCGTCAATAGCTTTGAGTTGACTTCCTGCGTCGCCTTTTGGAACACTGCTTTCCATTCCTCTTGGAAGCGTACCTAAAGGGCTATTAAAATCTACGTTCTTCTAAGAAAGGCCATAGCTTCTTACCCATGGAAGAACACAGTGTTGAGGTAGTTTTTCGAGCAGGGGCATTAAGGGTGCGCGAGCCAGATGAGGTACAGCAGTGTTGATGATATCAGGGTAATCGTGTTTGATTGCATGGCCAAGGATCTCCGCTGCGTGTTCGGGAGTTTGTAGGTATTTACTACGAAGAGTCAGAATTTTGCGTTCGAGTTCGCATCAACGATTGAACTCACATCAAACGCGTCTCGCAAGTATTCATCGCCGAAAAGACTTGATATTTTTCAACCGCCTCAGAGACTGCCAAAACAGTATCAAAGCTTTCATCATTCAGCTTAGGGTGTTTCCTTGGGTAGAGGAACTGAAAAACAATAGCAAGAACGCTGGCAGGCTCCTGCAAATGGATTGGCTCTTCTTTGGAGTCCACTATTTCCGCTCCAGGGAACACACCAGTGTTGACATCCAGATATTTCCGATGCAGTTTGAACGCGACGTTATCACCCGAGATGATCGTGATATCAGAATCTGTGGCATCGACTGCGGTAGTTCGAGTTTGTCTTTTCATGAAGAAACGTATTCGCATTCACTTACATAGCTCATGAACACTGGAATGGGGCATCCCTGAAAGAAGTTGTTGTTAAGTTAGGTTAAGGTGAATTGGTTGGGTGTGTTAGGTCGGATTTTACTGTTgacacggcgggcaaaagtgctgactagtcagcccaggtgttggtctgaccagttACGTGACGGGTTCGTGACGAGTTCCGTGACGAATCAACTGACCAATCCATTGACTAGTCAGAAGAGGTCACAAAGACGTTGTCACGCTGGACGATTTATTTCGCGCAGGTTACCATTCAATCTTATTTCAATAAACTCATTTACCAATACTAACCAGAACCCATTTACCAATAAGTACTAACCAGTGTGACAACGTCTGTGTGACATATTCTGACTGGTCAATGGACTGGTCAGTTGATTCGTCACGGAACCCGTCACAAACCCGTCATGTaactggtcagaccaactccagggctgactagtcagcacttttgcccgccgtgtaCAAGCATACACGCAGCCAGCTGTACTAATACGCAGTTTGCAACATACAATCCAGAGTAGTAGGTCCCCCTGTTGATAGATCCCTGAAAGCACCAAAGCATATGTCACTTGAACTCAACGAGCAATATATACACCATCCTAATCCTTCTAGTCTTTTGTCAATCGCCTCTTCCTCTACCGCGACCTCTTAGCATAGGTCGTCCGCGTCCGCGCCCTCTCGAGACCCATTCAGGCTGCGGCCCATCTACTGTGTTACCCGTTGCAGACGGACCAAATCCTCCACCTGCTCTCCCAGTTGGTCCAACGTTGGCATTTGCAGCTTGGCTTCCTCCGTGCCCACCACGGCCTCTACCACGACCACGAAACCCGCGTGGATTGGGGATAATTGCCCCGCTTTTTCCGCCTCTACCAAACCTGATCGAATCAGGTACGAGGGAAAGTGAGTTCATAGAATCAGTCAATCCAGCGACGGTGGCGGTGGCATCGTTGTTAGCAGCATGCTGTCGATTGCGTTGTCGTGATTGTCGTCGATCGCTACCCTTTGAGGATGCTATCGAGGATTGTGGAGAATGTATTCCTGTTGTCCGAGGTAGCATACGAGGGGTAGCTTCAAGATCAGCGggttcctcttcttcatcttcagttCTGTCGTCGTCTTTTTGGTACAACACTttgtcctcgtcgtcttggGAAAGTTGCTCCTCGTCgctatcatcttcatccattTGATCAGAGTCTCCCTTTCCCTCCCGCGGTTTCCACTCCTTGCGAATCATTGTTGCGCCCTCTCCCCATTTCTTCAATAGTCCTCCAATTCCTTTGTTGGTGACAGCAAAAAAGTATTCCTTTAGATATCCGTGAGATTGAATAAGATGCAATCGGCGTGCTTTCGGGGTGAGAAAGTTACGACCGCAGGCTGGAGCAGGTATATGACATTGAAACTAGAAGATGTAAAAGAAAACCAGGATAGAAGAAACTAGATCAACTCACTATTTTTTCTCCTCGCTCTCTCCGTAATGCAGCGATGGGATCATGGCATTCGTTTTGATGCTACGTCATTATCGATCTAAATGAGCTTGCTTGGGCCTGCAGAGAAGAAAAGGCGTAGCGCTCACGAGCTCCATAAGCCTAGCATCCGGGAAAACACACCCGCAGTTATCCAGTTCACATACATGGGCGTGATAGGTGCCATAGTGTCTCTCAAGATCCTGCGTGTTGGCTATCGGTGTTGGCTTGTGGTGGCAAGTGGGTGGCAAACTGCAGTAGAGTGGATGCCCAGTAACGAGAGCCGAGCCCTCTGTTGCCATCGTTGACGCCTCAAAGCTCGACAAAGGAGGATTTTTGGAAGAGATGGCGATTCGAGACGATTTGTGAGGAGGATCGCCGCCATCTGGAAAAGTGGCaaacgaagacgaggacgcACGAGGACGTTTGTGTGTTGAAGTATCCATGTGTGAGTTCAAAGACGAGGGTATAGATTAGCCATGCTCTGGTCAAGAGCAAGAACCGGCTATTCAAAATAAAGTAAACTCGCGTAAGCTGATGGTCATGCTGCAGCGATGGTAAAGTCATTGACTAGTCAATGACACCCCATGACTAGTCACCATAGTCATGACTCGGTCAATGCCCATCAATTGACTGGTCAACTGTAACGTGACTTGATTTCTTTACATAATCAGTCATCAGATAACGGTCACCTTAGATGACCAAGTCACAAAACCGTTGCCAGTCATCACGTGattacaaagtcattgaCTAGTCACCTCAGAGTCAATGACTAGTCATCACCCCATCACGAGTCATTGACCCATCAAACGTTGACCGGTCATTGACTCACCAACGCTGTCATGCTGACCCTTGCTCTTTCTGCGGGCGTATGACCGATTACAAAATCAAATTTGAAGTTTTTGGACATAACACTAAAGATAAGTTATAAAGTATTGAAGGGATATCGCCAGTGCGACTCCTCAAGGCACTGGCTCTCTTGCATATGTTCGAAACAGAACATGGGGGATACATAATTTAACTACTGGATTCAAACAAATGAGCttgcaaagaaaataagaggAAATTGGCATGAAGTGGCGGTTTGGATCCATCAACAGTGTTTGTACATGTTAGAGATCAGTATCGTTTGATGGCAACATTTTCCTTATATGGTACAAAAGCGCTGATCCCTCAACTCAAGCTCGATTTTGAAAAAATCTTGATTGAAATTTTCGTCGAGAGGGTAGGAAAACAAGTTTCCGATGAATTTTGGACTTAgtaaaaattaacaaataaAGGTCTGCCCCGGAGAGACTCGAACTCTCGATCTTCCGATCGTTGGATCACGTGATCATAAATCACATGCTGTGATTAACAGTCGGACGCCGTAACCAACTAAGCCACGGGGCACATATTATGCGTTGAAAGTTTACTTTACAGAACCGACAAGTAAATtccaacaccacctttttggctttcttcaattttttttttctttttgaatctgtttattatcgtgcaacaagcaatCTAGGTGCTAAGACGCACGGGTGAGTGATGCTCACCTCTCTACGCTAATCTATCTACCTACTAAATATTAGTTATCGATGTTTGTATATCTAAGAGATCATCTATAAGTACGGCTTTCTTCATTTCCTGCAATGTCCAACAACGCTCAACTAGCTTTCATGCCCTTTTCTGCTCGACCCGACCCCAGGTGTTTGCAAATACCAACGCATTGCCTATGATGACCCATATTTGCTACATATAAACATAAATTTTTGGGCGGTGAGCCTCCCTTTTGATATTTGGCTTCGTTATTGGCTTTTGTTTCTCAGTCTCGCTCGTTGAATCCGTATCTCCAGACGTGATATCCATGTCTGATCATTTATTGTCTGGTGGTATTACCTGAAATATATGGTCACCCGCAGGTTGTGGTTCGCACCTTACCATTCAAATGGTGCCTTATTTCCTGTCGCCGCCCCTCTTCTATCAAGTGACGAGTCAGGTAACTCTTGTCAACATACTAGGAACAAAGAGGCACGACCCCAACCTCAGGTGCGCAATAAATCTACGAGGACTCTGAAACAAGAAGGTAAGTGACAGGAATGAATTTTAAGCCCTGAGTCAACTGGTAGG from Psilocybe cubensis strain MGC-MH-2018 chromosome 7, whole genome shotgun sequence encodes:
- a CDS encoding Zinc finger protein 511; translation: MDTSTHKRPRASSSSFATFPDGGDPPHKSSRIAISSKNPPLSSFEASTMATEGSALVTGHPLYCSLPPTCHHKPTPIANTQDLERHYGTYHAHVCELDNCGCVFPDARLMELHQNECHDPIAALRRERGEKIFQCHIPAPACGRNFLTPKARRLHLIQSHGYLKEYFFAVTNKGIGGLLKKWGEGATMIRKEWKPREGKGDSDQMDEDDSDEEQLSQDDEDKVLYQKDDDRTEDEEEEPADLEATPRMLPRTTGIHSPQSSIASSKGSDRRQSRQRNRQHAANNDATATVAGLTDSMNSLSLVPDSIRFGRGGKSGAIIPNPRGFRGRGRGRGGHGGSQAANANVGPTGRAGGGFGPSATGNTVDGPQPEWVSRGRGRGRPMLRGRGRGRGD